The following are from one region of the Lycium ferocissimum isolate CSIRO_LF1 unplaced genomic scaffold, AGI_CSIRO_Lferr_CH_V1 ctg3460, whole genome shotgun sequence genome:
- the LOC132044072 gene encoding protein unc-13 homolog — MPPEFHPPHHIKTQPAQKPGPNPPESDGPIIIVDLVWPFGELDGLDRDDFREAAYEIFFTACRSSPGFGGRTAAISSSLNPEGSGDGNGPGPSSGPGSPKPPGVGMAITSRVKTALGLKMLKKSPSRRTSGGAVMMGPSSPAGVASPRTPGSAGPQAKIRRPLTSAEIMRLQMRVSEQSDNRLRKTLMRTLVGQMGRRAETIILPLELLRHLKPSEFNDPLEYHLWQKRQLRILEIGLLLHPSIPVEKDNASAKRLIEIIQACEIKTIDTSKNSETMKSLCNAVVSLAWRSADGAPSDTCRWADGFPLNIHIYTALLGSIFDLKDDTLVLNEVDELLELMKKTWSTLGITRSIHNLCFTWVLFEQYVVTNQVEPDLLGATLIMLTEVANDAKKVDKDRIYLKMLKNVLSSMKRWCEKRLLNYHASFHAENIVLMENIIPLMFSASKILEEDVPGYGSSASEKGDVKDDSTGNRVNHFIRSSLRTAFSKMLEERNISVATFENEDVIETLIKLANATEELATKEKEIFTPILKKWHPIATGVAAVTLHTCYGTLLRQYLAGTTFLTSETALVLQRAGKLEKVLVQMVVEDSVDCEDGGKTIVREMVPYEVDSIKINLLRKWIQDSLKKGKEVLVRSKDSETWNPKSKSEPYAQSALDLVKHSNEAVDNFFEIPTIITENLVNDIADGIENLFKDYVTFVASCGAKQSYMPTLPALTRCGQDSRFVKLWKKAACSVGSNDPNQHLTDEDNNPRPSTSRGTQRLYIRLNTLYYLLQQLNSLDKTLSLSSRVVASPGSRYNKNRQLACCSFFDQTRSAIQEAVQHVSEVAAYRLIFFDSNSVFYASLYVGDVENARIRPALRILKQNLTLLCAILIDRAQALALKEVMRASFEAYLMVLLAGGTRRNFSRMDHQMIEEDFESLKRVFCTCGEGLILEDVVEKEATIVEGIVALMGQSTEQLVEDFSSVACEASGIGVVGNGQKLPMPPTTGRWNRSDANTILRVLCHRNDKFANHFLKKTFHLAKRRG; from the exons atgcCGCCCGAGTTTCACCCTCCCCACCATATAAAAACTCAGCCCGCTCAAAAGCCCGGCCCGAATCCGCCCGAGTCGGACGGCCCGATCATCATCGTCGACCTTGTATGGCCGTTCGGGGAGCTCGATGGGCTCGATAGGGATGATTTTCGAGAGGCCGCTTACGAGATATTCTTCACGGCGTGCCGCTCGTCGCCGGGGTTCGGTGGTAGGACGGCGGCGATTTCGTCATCCCTCAATCCGGAGGGATCGGGGGACGGAAACGGGCCCGGGCCGAGTTCCGGCCCGGGTTCCCCAAAACCGCCCGGGGTGGGGATGGCGATAACTAGCCGGGTGAAAACGGCGTTGGGGTTGAAGATGCTGAAGAAGTCCCCATCAAGGAGGACGTCTGGCGGTGCTGTTATGATGGGTCCGTCTTCGCCTGCAGGAGTTGCGAGCCCGAGGACACCGGGCTCAGCGGGCCCGCAGGCGAAGATACGGAGGCCGCTGACGTCAGCCGAGATAATGAGGCTGCAGATGAGGGTGTCGGAGCAGAGTGATAATAGGCTACGGAAAACTCTTATGAGAACTCTTGTAGGCCAA ATGGGGAGGCGAGCAGAGACAATAATCTTACCATTGGAGCTATTACGCCATCTTAAACCATCCGAATTCAACGATCCTCTAGAATACCATCTATGGCAAAAACGCCAACTTCGAATCCTCGAAATAGGCCTTCTCCTTCACCCCTCTATCCCAGTAGAAAAAGACAATGCATCCGCAAAACGGTTAATAGAGATCATTCAAGCTTGTGAGATCAAAACAATCGACACTAGCAAAAATTCCGAGACCATGAAATCGCTATGCAATGCCGTTGTCTCCTTAGCCTGGAGAAGTGCTGATGGTGCCCCTAGCGATACCTGTCGTTGGGCTGACGGATTCCCTCTCAACATCCACATTTACACAGCTCTTTTAGGCTCGATCTTCGATCTTAAAGACGATACGTTAGTCCTCAATGAGGTCGATGAGcttcttgaattgatgaaaaagACATGGTCTACATTGGGTATTACAAGATCAATTCATAACTTGTGTTTTACATGGGTGCTTTTCGAGCAATATGTTGTGACTAACCAAGTGGAGCCTGACCTTCTTGGCGCAACATTGATTATGTTAACCGAAGTTGCAAACGATGCAAAGAAAGTGGACAAGGATCGTATTTATCTTAAGATGCTAAAGAATGTTTTATCCTCGATGAAACGATGGTGTGAGAAGAGATTGTTGAATTATCATGCCAGTTTTCATGCGGAAAATATTGTCCTAATGGAAAATATTATTCCTCTGATGTTCTCTGCCTCGAAAATATTAGAGGAAGATGTTCCGGGATATGGATCTTCTGCTTCTGAAAAAGGGGACGTGAAAGATGATTCGACAGGGAATAGAGTGAATCACTTTATCCGTTCATCATTAAGGACTGCATTCAGTAAG aTGTTGGAAGAACGGAATATAAGCGTCgcaacttttgaaaacgaaGACGTGATTGAGACACTCATCAAGTTAGCTAATGCCACCGAAGAATTGGCAACTAAGGAGAAGGAAATTTTCACTCCTATCCTCAAGAAATGGCATCCAATTGCAACCGGCGTTGCAGCAGTGACGTTACATACTTGTTACGGAACTTTGTTAAGGCAATACCTAGCGGGTACAACTTTTCTCACGAGCGAGACAGCGTTAGTGTTGCAGAGGGCTGGTAAACTCGAAAAGGTTTTAGTCCAAATGGTGGTGGAGGACTCTGTCGATTGCGAAGATGGAGGCAAAACAATAGTGAGGGAGATGGTTCCTTATGAAGTTGATTCAATCAAAATTAACCTATTGAGGAAATGGATCCAAGATAGTTTGAAGAAAGGGAAAGAGGTTCTTGTGAGATCCAAAGACTCCGAA ACATGGAATCCAAAATCCAAAAGCGAGCCATATGCACAATCAGCACTTGATCTAGTGAAACATTCCAATGAAGCCGTGGACAATTTCTTCGAAATTCCTACAATCATCACTGAGAATTTGGTCAATGATATCGCTGATGGCATAGAAAACCTATTCAAAGATTATGTTACCTTTGTCGCATCATGTG GTGCAAAGCAGAGTTACATGCCAACACTTCCAGCTTTAACAAGATGTGGCCAAGACTCAAGATTTGTGAAACTATGGAAAAAAGCTGCTTGTAGTGTCGGATCAAATGATCCGAACCAGCATTTGACAGACGAAGATAACAATCCGCGGCCTTCAACAAGCCGAGGAACTCAACGCCTATATATAAGGCTAAACACCTTGTATTACCTTCTACAGCAGCTCAACTCCCTTGACAAAACACTATCACTCTCGTCGAGAGTTGTCGCTTCACCAGGAAGCCGTTACAACAAGAACCGACAGTTAGCTTGCTGTTCCTTCTTCGATCAAACACGTTCAGCCATCCAAGAAGCTGTCCAACACGTATCAGAAGTCGCCGCTTATCGTCTGATCTTCTTCGATTCCAACTCTGTATTCTATGCGAGCCTATACGTAGGCGACGTAGAGAACGCACGTATCCGGCCTGCTTTAAGGATACTCAAGCAAAACCTAACTCTCTTGTGTGCTATCCTCATCGACCGGGCTCAAGCGTTAGCACTCAAAGAAGTGATGAGGGCTTCGTTCGAGGCCTATCTTATGGTTTTACTAGCCGGTGGAACGCGAAGAAACTTTTCAAGGATGGATCATCAGATGATTGAGGAAGATTTTGAGAGTTTAAAGAGGGTATTTTGTACTTGTGGTGAAGGTTTAATACTTGAGGATGTTGTGGAAAAAGAAGCTACAATAGTTGAAGGTATAGTGGCATTAATGGGACAATCAACAGAACAATTGGTTGAAGATTTTAGCAGTGTGGCTTGCGAAGCTAGTGGAATTGGAGTTGTGGGAAATGGACAGAAATTGCCTATGCCACCAACAACAGGAAGATGGAATAGGTCAGATGCTAATACAATCTTGAGGGTACTTTGTCATAGGAATGATAAATTTGCCAATCATTTCTTAAAGAAAACATTCCACTTAGCAAAGAGGAGGGGTTGA
- the LOC132044069 gene encoding kinesin-like protein KIN-10A produces MAPTPKNQRTPTPFSKLNHTQIHNSRTPQAKHKLNFTNVKPSLNPTTLTEHPIEVIGRIRDYPDRKEQPLSSLQVINSDRGSLRVKTDMGYRDFSLDGVSLSEEEDLDEFYKKFVKSRINGVKMGDKCTVMMYGPTGAGKSYNMFGSCKQPGIVYRSLRDILGDGIEENDENGVGTFVQVTVLEIYNEELYDLLSTNNGGGFGFGWPKGSASKVRLEVIGKKAKNATFISGTEATKISKEIQKVEKRRIVKSTLCNERSSRSHCMIILDVPTVGGRLMLVDMAGSENIDQAGQTGLEAKMQTGKINQGNIALKRVVESIANGDSHVPFRDSKLTMLLQDSFEDDKSKILMILCASPDPRELHKTISTLEYGAKAKCIVRGPHTPLKEKGAEDSSSAVILGSRIAAMDQFICKLQMENKLKEKECHEAKRKLTKKEEEIATLRSKLELVVQGGVETTEENIVIKVNELTQMLKHEFEKKIQQCQKTANEFVETERRKMEERMFQQQQEFEMLRRRLEEIEAELWRSRVGGRSPEVEESNFVKRLLDSYSEDAGMVKSMDLDRSIDMDATAYKVESNTIQAILGNPREVEDPSILLQHFTNKSFLDTVFEEEEEGDDSDGDKENPPVEEVRKEVIEEKTICTLEERSDDLSSEAAPSRKDLIQNIFKLCGNSRELSKQCIATPGPAEKKVKDTESKSPPVKEIGEDSPVRKIHNLSSEEIVNDSKENFNPTFESIGTDLEVHVKWEAASKENPWIITTLKVVKGSSLADLRKLIEIYLSADNQELNFLDKSGAAVPKEDEPITPVSKLPWFNNELHGYLACLRLVKGTDLPNYLPFTSLENKLLPHGIEGH; encoded by the exons ATGGCACCAACACCAAAAAACCAAAGAACCCCAACACCATTTTCAAAACTAAATCATACCCAAATAcacaattcaagaacaccacAAGCAAAgcacaaactaaatttcaccaATGTAAAACCTTCACTAAACCCTACTACTTTAACAGAGCATCCTATTGAAGTTATAGGCCGTATTCGCGATTATCCAGATAGGAAAGAACAGCCATTATCGTCGTTACAGGTTATAAACTCCGATCGAGGGTCCTTAAGAGTGAAAACCGATATGGGGTATCGAGATTTTAGCTTAGATGGTGTATCGTTATCAGAAGAAGAAGATCTTGATGAGTTTTACAAGAAGTTTGTGAAGTCGAGGATTAATGGTGTGAAAATGGGAGATAAATGTACTGTTATGATGTATGGACCGACAGGGGCGGGTAAAAGTTATAATATGTTTGGGAGTTGTAAGCAACCTGGGATTGTGTATAGGTCTTTAAGGGATATTTTGGGTGATGGGattgaagaaaatgatgaaaatggtgTTGGAACATTTGTGCAGGTTACTGTTTTGGAGATTTATAATGAGGAGTTGTATGATTTGTTATCGACGAATAATGGTGGAGGATTTGGTTTTGGATGGCCTAAAGGGAGTGCTTCTAAG GTGAGACTTGAAGTTATCGGTAAAAAGGCCAAAAATGCAACTTTTATTTCCGGTACTGAGGCTACAAAGATATCAAAGGAGATCCAGAAAGTGGAAAAGAGAAGAATAGTGAAAAGCACTTTGTGCAATGAGCGGAGCTCTCGTAGCCATTGCATG ATAATCCTAGATGTTCCAACAGTAGGGGGTCGGCTAATGCTTGTCGACATGGCTGGTTCTGAAAATATCGACCAAGCTGGTCAAACTGGCCTAGAAGCAAAAATGCAG ACTGGAAAAATCAATCAGGGAAACATTGCTCTGAAAAGGGTGGTTGAGTCCATTGCTAATGGTGATTCTCATGTACCGTTCCGAGACAGCAAGCTAACTATGCTTTTACAG GATTCTTTTGAGGATGACAAGTCCAAAATTCTCATGATACTGTGTGCGAGCCCGGATCCTAGAGAGCTTCACAAAACCATCTCTACTCTTGAGTATGGTGCCAAAGCAAAATGCATTGTCCGTGGCCCTCATACGCCGTTGAAGGAGAAAGGCGCGGAAGATTCTTCGTCAGCAGTTATTTTGGGGTCAAGAATCGCAGCTATGGATCAGTTCATCTGCAAGCTTCAAATGGAGAACAAGCTCAAAGAGAAAGAGTGCCATGAAGCTAAGAGAAAACttacaaagaaagaagaagaaatcgcTACCCTAAGGTCTAAACTTGAGTTAGTTGTACAAGGGGGAGTGGAGACAACCGAGGAGAATATTGTTATTAAAGTAAACGAGCTGACTCAGATGCTGAAACATGAATTCGAAAAGAAGATACAACAATGTCAGAAAACAGCAAATGAATTCGTGGAGACGGAAAGGAGGAAGATGGAAGAAAGAATGTTCCAACAGCAACAAGAGTTTGAAATGTTAAGAAGGCGTTTGGAGGAGATCGAGGCCGAGCTTTGGCGTTCAAGGGTTGGCGGTAGATCGCCAGAAGTGGAGGAGAGCAATTTTGTAAAGAGGCTGCTGGATAGTTACTCTGAGGATGCAGGAATGGTTAAATCTATGGATTTGGACAGATCTATTGATATGGATGCAACAGCCTATAAAGTGGAAAGTAACACAATCCAGGCAATTTTGGGCAATCCAAGAGAAGTTGAAGATCCTTCTATCTTATTGCAACATTTCACTAACAAATCGTTCTTGGACACGGTGTtcgaggaggaagaagaaggtgACGACAGTGATGGGGACAAAGAGAATCCCCCTGTCGAGGAGGTGCGAAAAGAGGTTATTGAGGAAAAGACGATATGTACACTAGAAGAACGTTCCGATGATCTTTCTAGTGAGGCAGCCCCTTCCAGAAAAGACctaattcaaaatatattcaaaCTTTGCGGAAATTCTAGAGAGCTTTCTAAGCAGTGCATAGCGACCCCGGGACCTGcagaaaagaaagttaaagaCACTGAATCTAAATCACCTCCAGTTAAAGAAATTGGAGAGGATTCACCTGTGCgaaaaattcataatttgtCTAGTGAGGAGATAGTAAATGATTCAAAGGAGAACTTCAACCCAACATTTGAAAGCATAGGCACTGATCTGGAAGTGCACGTGAAATGGGAAGCTGCATCAAAGGAAAATCCCTGGATTATTACCACACTAAAGGTTGTTAAAGGTTCAAGTTTAGCTGATTTGCGCAAGCTCATTGAGATATATCTCAGTGCTGACAATCAAGAACTCAATTTCCTG GACAAGTCTGGTGCTGCAGTGCCTAAAGAAGACGAACCAATCACACCGGTGAGTAAGCTTCCGTGGTTCAACAACGAGTTGCATGGCTACCTAGCTTGCTTGAGGCTAGTGAAAGGAACCGACCTGCCTAATTATCTGCCATTTACCTCACTGGAAAATAAGCTTCTACCACATGGCATAGAGGGTCACTGA